From Aliarcobacter butzleri, the proteins below share one genomic window:
- a CDS encoding HAMP domain-containing methyl-accepting chemotaxis protein, whose protein sequence is MLVKNRLRLLSMLLIAGLIIIGLVAFNSAKTWSDDMQNIGDERIPALLSLSNINAERMAIRAQTLEVLILDRTKSNKERLQEIEKQRVNSWKIIDENWKTFQNIPRKTEAGKKAAETLQKAYQDWRDIYGILDSLLYKLIDNESEKNLFQEYETTVNKMIPISNNFGKLMTEQKDRTFNFSLNMISQSADKSKNSVIQISIVFIIVSIIGVIFTILTINIITQSLNKVKNGVLSFFAFLNHETSKPSIIDLNSKDEFGQIASIINENIYKSEANIKKDTEFLKDIERFVGELSNGNMLAKIEKDSDTPNLKELKLLLIKLQDYLEHTIARDINILVNILESYKKEDFTARFPNPYAKVAVIINELGDVISNLLKQSLDTGKILENSSNKLLENVNVLNESSNQAAASLEETAAALEEITSTVTSNASSVNQMAQYSQQVSNSAKQGQKLATQTTNAMDEINSQVNLINEAISVIDNIAFQTNILSLNAAVEAATAGEAGKGFAVVAQEVRNLASRSAEAAKEIKNLVENATSKANEGKNISLEMIQGYDELLKNIENSTQTINEIATASKEQQKGISQINDAINGLDRQTQKNATIASQTKEIALQTDSIAKEIVNDVIKKEFIGKNELTNKTSKKENKQIEEPSFIETKKAVMPEKKVLEKKSIQNDEWESF, encoded by the coding sequence ATGTTAGTAAAAAATCGTTTACGACTTTTATCAATGCTTTTAATTGCTGGATTAATCATAATTGGTTTAGTTGCATTTAATAGTGCAAAAACTTGGTCTGATGATATGCAAAACATAGGAGACGAAAGAATTCCAGCTCTTTTAAGTTTATCTAATATAAATGCTGAAAGAATGGCTATTAGAGCTCAAACGCTTGAAGTTTTAATTTTAGATAGAACTAAAAGTAACAAAGAAAGACTTCAAGAAATTGAAAAACAAAGAGTAAATAGTTGGAAGATAATTGATGAAAATTGGAAAACTTTCCAAAATATTCCAAGAAAAACAGAAGCTGGAAAAAAAGCTGCTGAAACTTTACAAAAAGCATATCAAGATTGGAGAGATATTTATGGAATTCTTGATTCACTATTGTATAAATTGATTGATAATGAATCAGAAAAAAATCTATTTCAAGAATATGAAACTACTGTAAATAAAATGATTCCAATTTCAAATAATTTTGGTAAATTAATGACTGAACAAAAAGATAGAACATTTAATTTTTCATTAAATATGATTTCTCAATCAGCTGATAAATCTAAAAATTCTGTAATTCAGATTAGTATTGTTTTTATAATTGTTTCTATAATAGGAGTAATTTTTACGATTTTAACAATAAATATAATTACTCAATCGTTAAATAAAGTTAAAAATGGCGTATTAAGTTTTTTCGCTTTTTTAAATCACGAAACATCAAAACCTTCAATTATTGATTTAAATAGCAAAGATGAGTTTGGACAAATCGCTTCAATCATAAATGAAAATATATACAAATCTGAAGCAAATATCAAAAAAGATACAGAATTTTTAAAAGATATTGAAAGATTCGTTGGTGAGCTATCAAATGGAAATATGCTTGCTAAAATTGAAAAAGATTCAGATACTCCAAATTTAAAAGAATTGAAACTGCTATTAATAAAACTTCAAGATTATTTAGAACATACAATTGCAAGAGATATAAACATTTTAGTTAACATTCTTGAAAGTTACAAAAAAGAAGATTTTACAGCAAGATTCCCAAATCCTTATGCAAAAGTAGCTGTGATAATAAATGAATTAGGTGATGTAATATCAAATTTATTAAAACAATCATTAGATACAGGAAAAATTTTAGAAAATAGTTCTAATAAACTTTTAGAAAATGTTAATGTTTTAAATGAGAGTTCTAATCAAGCAGCAGCTTCTTTGGAAGAAACAGCAGCAGCACTTGAAGAGATAACTTCAACAGTTACAAGTAATGCCTCAAGTGTTAATCAAATGGCACAATATTCACAACAAGTTAGCAATTCTGCAAAACAAGGTCAAAAATTAGCAACACAAACAACAAATGCGATGGATGAAATAAACAGTCAAGTAAATTTAATCAATGAAGCTATTTCAGTAATTGATAATATTGCATTCCAAACAAATATCCTTTCTTTAAATGCCGCTGTTGAAGCTGCAACTGCAGGTGAGGCTGGAAAAGGATTTGCCGTTGTTGCTCAAGAAGTACGAAACTTAGCAAGTAGAAGCGCAGAAGCAGCAAAAGAGATAAAAAATTTAGTTGAAAATGCTACTTCAAAAGCAAATGAAGGTAAAAATATAAGTTTAGAGATGATTCAAGGATATGATGAATTACTTAAAAATATTGAAAATTCTACTCAAACAATAAATGAGATTGCTACTGCTTCAAAAGAACAACAAAAAGGAATTTCACAAATAAATGATGCAATAAATGGCTTAGATAGACAAACACAAAAAAATGCAACTATTGCTTCTCAAACAAAAGAGATAGCATTACAAACAGATTCTATTGCAAAAGAGATTGTAAATGATGTTATAAAAAAAGAGTTTATTGGAAAAAATGAACTAACAAATAAAACTTCAAAAAAAGAGAATAAACAAATTGAAGAACCCTCTTTTATTGAAACTAAAAAAGCAGTAATGCCTGAAAAAAAAGTTTTAGAGAAAAAATCTATACAAAATGATGAATGGGAATCTTTT
- a CDS encoding DEAD/DEAH box helicase, with product MNNLVTNNQITNFFNNITELLDNCESFYFNVAFINFSGIQLLLDSFKKLEEKNIKGKILTSTYLNFTQIKALEKIKKFKNIELKIYDCEVSNIGFHSKSYIFEFKDDYKILIGSSNITASAFKSNIEWNVKTITKKDDIFLKDVLNEFGTLWKSSRKVNDEFLTSYSNFLNSQNKEFKSFSLNQIKTNFMQEKALEKLENLRNKGENKALIIAATGTGKTYLSAFDVKNFKAKTILFLVHRENILVKAKQSFEEILPHINSFGLYTGNKKEQNKNYLFSTIQTMSSNFLEFSQNFFDYIIIDEAHHATSPSYKKILDYFKPKFLLGLTATSNRMDGNSIYEIFDENIALDIRLNDALEHNLIVPFHYYGISDIQSIDYENVDLIKIDLLAKLLSVNKRVDFIIDKMNFYSNSGNKRKVLGFCVSKEHSNFMSEEFNKKGINSITLTSEDSISKREDSIKRLENENDSLEVIFTVDIFNEGIDIPSINMVLFLRPTNSPIVFVQQLGRGLRKYQNKEFLTVLDFIGNHKKAYLIALALVGNKMIDKESIKLSLQNNFADFKNAFISIDEISKSRILEQINKENFNQLKYLKEQYFEVKNILRKIPSLVDFLQFEDVINPLKFVDESKSYIEFLAKVEDDKKLKELILDENFIKAIRFIENELPIKRVYEFVILKYLLNNDFCDENIAFKILNKYLDRVDKETIIHSFLYLRQDFLDSAQSSRYLKLINYENKIARKTKEFEELLKNENYKKIFEDSLNFGIYNYEEEFGLTDFGKPFLKLYSKYNMLNIAKLCNFPKIHSSFRGSGFLKYENDFFLFINLEKEKFSKSANYHNAFLSKDVFTYQSKPSHSSDKGDGERLCENKKFGVKLHIFVRKYVQVDKKTQDFIYLGIANTLKYWDNKPISLELKLENPLSDKLFEEFTKIV from the coding sequence ATGAATAATTTAGTAACAAATAATCAAATAACAAACTTTTTTAATAATATAACAGAGCTATTAGATAATTGTGAAAGTTTCTATTTTAACGTAGCTTTTATAAATTTTTCAGGAATTCAATTACTTCTTGATAGTTTTAAAAAATTAGAAGAAAAAAATATAAAAGGTAAAATTTTAACTTCTACATATCTAAATTTTACGCAAATAAAAGCTTTAGAAAAAATCAAAAAGTTTAAAAATATAGAGTTGAAAATCTATGATTGCGAAGTATCAAATATAGGTTTTCATAGTAAATCTTATATTTTTGAATTTAAAGATGATTATAAAATCTTAATTGGTTCATCAAATATAACTGCAAGTGCATTTAAATCAAATATCGAATGGAATGTAAAAACAATAACAAAAAAAGATGATATTTTTTTAAAAGATGTTTTAAATGAGTTTGGAACTCTTTGGAAGAGTTCAAGAAAAGTAAATGATGAGTTTCTAACTTCATATTCAAATTTTTTAAATAGCCAAAACAAAGAGTTTAAATCTTTTAGTTTAAATCAAATAAAAACAAATTTTATGCAAGAAAAAGCTTTGGAAAAGTTAGAAAATCTAAGAAACAAAGGTGAAAATAAAGCTTTAATAATCGCAGCAACTGGAACTGGAAAAACATATCTTAGTGCATTTGATGTAAAAAATTTTAAAGCAAAAACTATTCTTTTTTTAGTTCATAGGGAAAATATTTTAGTAAAAGCAAAACAAAGTTTTGAAGAAATTTTACCTCACATTAACTCTTTTGGTTTATATACTGGAAATAAAAAAGAACAAAATAAAAATTATCTATTTTCAACTATTCAAACAATGAGTTCAAACTTTTTAGAGTTTTCACAAAATTTTTTTGATTATATTATTATTGATGAAGCTCATCATGCCACAAGTCCAAGTTATAAAAAAATCTTAGATTATTTTAAACCAAAATTTTTATTGGGGCTAACTGCAACTTCAAACAGAATGGATGGAAACTCTATTTATGAAATTTTTGATGAAAATATTGCACTTGATATAAGACTAAATGATGCACTTGAACATAATTTGATTGTTCCTTTTCACTATTATGGAATAAGTGATATACAAAGTATAGATTATGAAAATGTGGATTTAATAAAAATTGATTTATTAGCCAAACTTTTAAGTGTAAATAAAAGGGTTGATTTTATTATTGATAAGATGAATTTTTATTCAAATAGTGGAAATAAAAGAAAAGTTCTAGGTTTTTGTGTTTCAAAAGAACATTCTAATTTTATGAGTGAAGAGTTTAATAAAAAAGGTATAAATTCTATAACTTTAACAAGTGAAGATTCTATTTCTAAAAGAGAAGATAGTATCAAAAGACTGGAAAATGAAAATGATAGTTTAGAAGTGATTTTTACAGTTGATATTTTCAATGAAGGTATAGATATTCCATCAATTAATATGGTTTTGTTTTTAAGACCAACAAATTCTCCTATAGTTTTTGTTCAACAACTTGGTCGAGGTTTACGAAAATATCAAAATAAAGAGTTTTTAACAGTTCTTGATTTTATAGGAAATCATAAAAAAGCTTATTTAATAGCTCTTGCACTTGTTGGAAATAAGATGATTGATAAAGAAAGCATTAAACTCTCACTACAAAACAATTTTGCAGATTTTAAAAATGCTTTTATTAGTATCGATGAAATCTCAAAAAGTAGAATTTTAGAGCAGATAAACAAAGAGAATTTTAATCAACTAAAATATCTAAAAGAACAATATTTTGAAGTAAAAAATATTTTAAGAAAAATTCCTAGTTTAGTTGATTTTTTGCAATTTGAAGATGTGATAAATCCTTTAAAATTTGTTGATGAAAGTAAATCATATATAGAATTCTTGGCAAAAGTTGAAGATGATAAAAAACTAAAAGAGTTGATTTTAGATGAAAATTTTATAAAAGCTATAAGATTTATAGAAAATGAGTTACCAATAAAAAGAGTTTATGAGTTTGTGATTTTAAAATATCTTTTAAATAATGATTTTTGTGATGAAAATATAGCTTTTAAGATTTTAAATAAGTATTTAGATAGAGTTGATAAAGAGACGATAATTCATAGTTTTTTATATTTAAGACAAGATTTTTTAGATTCTGCACAAAGTAGTAGATATTTAAAACTAATAAATTATGAAAATAAAATCGCACGCAAAACAAAAGAGTTTGAAGAACTTTTGAAAAATGAAAATTATAAAAAAATATTTGAAGATAGTTTGAATTTTGGAATTTATAATTATGAAGAGGAGTTTGGTTTAACTGATTTTGGAAAACCATTTTTAAAACTATATTCTAAATACAATATGCTAAATATTGCAAAACTTTGTAATTTCCCAAAAATTCATAGTTCATTTAGAGGAAGTGGATTTTTAAAATATGAAAATGATTTCTTTTTATTTATAAATTTAGAAAAAGAGAAGTTTTCAAAATCTGCAAATTATCATAATGCCTTTTTATCAAAAGATGTTTTTACATACCAAAGTAAACCAAGTCATTCTTCTGATAAAGGTGATGGAGAAAGATTGTGTGAAAATAAAAAATTCGGAGTTAAACTTCATATATTTGTGCGAAAATATGTTCAAGTTGATAAAAAAACGCAAGATTTTATCTATCTTGGAATTGCAAATACTCTAAAATACTGGGATAATAAACCAATAAGTTTAGAACTAAAACTTGAAAATCCTCTGAGTGATAAACTTTTTGAAGAGTTTACTAAAATAGTTTAG
- the tkt gene encoding transketolase — protein MSKQLLQKQADTIRFLAADMVQQANSGHPGAPMGLADIATVLSKHLNVNPADEKWLNRDRLVFSGGHATGLVYSLLHLWGFNVSINDIKNFRQTHSKTPGHPEYGHTHGIEITTGPLGQGIANAVGFAMAGKYAQNLLGSDVINHKVYCLCGDGDLQEGISYEATATAGHLKLDNLVIIYDSNSITIEGDTSISWSENVKKRFQAIDFEVIEIDGHNFDQIDKALVAAKSSTLPVLIIAKTAIAKGAVTMEGSHHSHGAPLGEDEIAKSKEKAGFNPEEKFFVPADVKGAFDKLIVGSTAQNAWMESLSAQTKAKIEELKNPNFDSIVYPTFEPDSSVATRDSNHKILNAIAKAIPGFLGGSADLAPSNKTELKDMGDFPKGRNIHFGIKEHAMAAITNAMNLYGLFRVYSATFFVFSDYLKPSARIAALAGIPQHFIWTHDSIGVGEDGPTHQPIEHLSQFRALPNFYTFRPADATENIESWKVALKMKAPTAFVCSRQGLRVLKDEKAYGNVSNGAYLLKERENANITIMASGSELMLALQTACSLEEDGIFANVVSVPCFDLLMEQSKEYVDRIINKNTKVYAVEAARGLEYYKYADVVFGMETFGASGPANDLFEEFGFTKDKLKAKIIADFKNN, from the coding sequence ATGTCAAAACAACTTCTACAAAAACAAGCAGATACTATCAGATTTTTAGCAGCTGATATGGTTCAACAAGCAAACTCAGGACATCCTGGTGCTCCAATGGGATTAGCTGATATTGCAACAGTTTTAAGTAAACATTTAAATGTAAATCCAGCTGATGAAAAATGGTTAAATAGAGATAGATTAGTATTTTCAGGTGGTCATGCAACTGGATTAGTTTACTCTTTATTACATCTTTGGGGATTTAATGTATCTATAAATGATATTAAAAACTTTAGACAAACTCACTCTAAAACTCCAGGACATCCAGAATATGGTCATACTCATGGAATTGAAATTACAACAGGACCTTTAGGACAAGGAATTGCAAATGCAGTTGGATTTGCAATGGCAGGAAAATATGCACAAAATCTTCTTGGAAGTGATGTAATAAATCATAAAGTTTACTGTTTATGTGGTGATGGAGATTTACAAGAGGGTATTTCTTATGAAGCAACAGCAACAGCAGGACATTTAAAACTTGATAATCTTGTAATAATTTATGATTCAAATTCAATCACAATTGAAGGTGATACAAGTATTTCTTGGAGTGAAAATGTTAAAAAAAGATTTCAAGCTATTGATTTTGAAGTAATAGAAATAGATGGACATAATTTTGACCAAATTGATAAAGCCTTAGTTGCTGCTAAATCATCAACACTTCCAGTATTAATTATTGCAAAAACAGCAATTGCTAAAGGTGCAGTAACAATGGAAGGAAGTCATCATTCTCATGGAGCTCCATTAGGTGAAGATGAAATTGCAAAATCTAAAGAAAAAGCAGGATTTAATCCTGAAGAAAAATTCTTTGTACCAGCTGATGTAAAAGGTGCTTTTGATAAATTAATCGTTGGTTCTACTGCTCAAAATGCTTGGATGGAATCACTTTCTGCTCAAACAAAAGCGAAAATTGAAGAATTAAAAAATCCTAATTTTGATTCAATCGTTTATCCAACTTTTGAGCCTGATTCAAGCGTTGCAACAAGAGATTCAAATCATAAAATTTTAAATGCAATTGCAAAAGCAATTCCAGGATTTTTAGGTGGAAGTGCTGACTTAGCACCATCAAATAAAACTGAATTAAAAGATATGGGTGATTTCCCAAAAGGAAGAAATATTCACTTTGGTATCAAAGAACATGCTATGGCAGCTATTACAAATGCAATGAATTTATATGGATTATTTAGAGTTTATTCTGCAACATTCTTTGTATTTAGTGATTATTTAAAACCAAGTGCAAGAATAGCTGCACTTGCAGGAATTCCTCAACACTTTATTTGGACTCATGACTCTATTGGTGTTGGAGAAGATGGTCCAACTCACCAACCAATTGAGCATTTATCACAATTTAGAGCATTACCAAATTTCTATACATTTAGACCAGCTGATGCAACAGAAAATATTGAGTCTTGGAAAGTTGCTTTAAAAATGAAAGCTCCAACTGCTTTTGTTTGCTCAAGACAAGGTTTAAGAGTATTAAAAGATGAAAAAGCTTATGGAAATGTTTCAAATGGAGCTTATTTATTAAAAGAAAGAGAAAATGCAAATATCACTATCATGGCATCTGGAAGTGAATTAATGCTTGCACTTCAAACAGCTTGTTCTTTAGAGGAAGACGGAATTTTTGCAAATGTTGTTTCAGTTCCTTGTTTTGATTTATTAATGGAACAAAGTAAAGAGTATGTTGACAGAATTATAAATAAAAATACAAAAGTATATGCAGTTGAAGCAGCTCGTGGTTTGGAATACTACAAATATGCTGATGTTGTGTTTGGTATGGAAACATTTGGAGCATCTGGACCAGCAAATGATTTATTTGAAGAGTTTGGATTTACAAAAGATAAATTAAAAGCAAAAATTATTGCTGACTTCAAAAACAATTAA
- a CDS encoding CidA/LrgA family protein codes for MLKGIIVLLVFQFLGECIAKFFTLLVPGPVIGMVLLLVFLIIKKGSFHSLDNAVALHLRYLPLLFIPAAMGIITQIDIITKEFWAIFIALFFGTLIALIFAAKFMDFLTSKVNKDEL; via the coding sequence TTGTTAAAAGGTATTATAGTTTTATTAGTTTTCCAATTTTTAGGCGAGTGTATAGCAAAATTCTTCACTCTTTTAGTTCCAGGTCCTGTAATTGGGATGGTTTTACTTTTAGTATTTTTAATTATAAAAAAAGGAAGTTTTCATAGTCTTGATAATGCAGTTGCTCTTCATTTAAGATATCTTCCACTACTTTTTATTCCAGCAGCTATGGGAATAATCACTCAAATAGATATTATTACAAAAGAGTTTTGGGCGATATTTATAGCTTTGTTTTTTGGAACATTAATAGCTTTAATCTTTGCCGCAAAATTTATGGATTTTTTAACTTCAAAGGTGAATAAAGATGAATTATGA
- a CDS encoding LrgB family protein encodes MNYEALTNYISSTPLTWLIITIAAFKFGIIIYEKFNKHTLLQPIIIAYVIILFLIIYTNTSFEKYFKSVEIIHFFLGPATVALALPLYKNLKYIKSLFLPIVLTLFIAGVFSIVIAVSLLYIFGAHLPTILSMTTKSITAPIAIITSQQIGAIPSLAVGFVLITGIVGALFGTIVFKIFKVKYETSKGFALGLVSHGIGTARAIEISEKAAAFAALAMGLSGIFTAIFLPIVITYFKNIF; translated from the coding sequence ATGAATTATGAAGCTTTAACAAATTATATTAGTTCAACTCCTCTTACTTGGTTGATTATAACAATAGCAGCTTTTAAATTTGGAATAATAATTTATGAAAAGTTTAATAAACATACACTTTTACAACCAATTATTATTGCTTATGTGATTATTTTATTTTTAATTATTTACACAAATACCTCATTTGAGAAGTATTTTAAAAGTGTTGAAATAATTCATTTTTTTCTTGGCCCTGCAACTGTAGCACTTGCACTTCCTTTATATAAAAATTTGAAATATATAAAATCACTTTTTTTACCAATAGTATTAACACTCTTTATAGCTGGAGTTTTTTCAATAGTAATTGCAGTTAGTCTGCTTTATATTTTTGGAGCACATCTTCCAACTATTTTATCAATGACTACAAAATCTATAACTGCTCCAATTGCAATTATAACTTCACAACAAATAGGAGCTATTCCTTCACTTGCAGTTGGTTTTGTTTTGATTACGGGAATTGTTGGAGCTTTATTTGGAACAATTGTATTTAAGATTTTTAAAGTTAAATATGAAACTTCAAAAGGTTTTGCACTTGGACTTGTATCTCATGGAATTGGAACTGCAAGAGCAATTGAAATAAGTGAAAAAGCAGCAGCTTTTGCAGCACTTGCTATGGGGTTAAGTGGAATATTTACTGCAATCTTTCTTCCAATAGTAATTACATATTTTAAAAATATTTTCTAA
- a CDS encoding gamma-glutamylcyclotransferase family protein codes for MKETLFVYGTLMPNCPNAHILENIVGKFLPATVKGKLVDAGWSASMGYPGIRLEDGSDTIHGFLFYSDNLINHWDFLDEFEGEEFIRMPIKAERFDEIEVDTYIYTLKDEIIEEELY; via the coding sequence GTGAAAGAAACTCTTTTTGTTTATGGAACTCTTATGCCAAATTGTCCAAATGCTCATATTCTAGAAAATATTGTGGGAAAGTTTCTTCCAGCAACTGTAAAAGGAAAATTAGTTGATGCTGGCTGGAGTGCAAGTATGGGATATCCAGGTATTAGACTTGAAGATGGTAGTGATACAATACATGGTTTTTTATTTTATTCAGATAATCTTATAAATCATTGGGATTTTTTAGATGAATTTGAAGGAGAAGAATTTATAAGAATGCCTATAAAAGCTGAAAGATTTGATGAAATTGAAGTTGATACTTATATATATACTTTAAAAGATGAAATTATAGAAGAAGAGCTATATTAA
- a CDS encoding DUF350 domain-containing protein, which translates to MEIGLFFNFMSFFLTAILLVVSFLYLYSIVTPYDDYKLIFEENNIAAALGFGGAIIGVSIPIYSALENSVSYIDFVVWGVIAIIIQLIFASIVTRTKGKYSFSSKISQGVISVGILMAFLSICIGLINAGSMSY; encoded by the coding sequence ATGGAAATTGGATTATTTTTTAACTTTATGAGCTTTTTCTTAACAGCAATTTTGCTTGTAGTTTCTTTTCTTTATCTTTATTCTATAGTTACACCTTATGATGACTATAAACTTATTTTTGAAGAAAATAACATTGCAGCTGCTTTAGGATTTGGTGGAGCAATAATTGGAGTTTCAATTCCTATTTATAGTGCTTTAGAAAACTCTGTTTCTTATATAGACTTTGTTGTTTGGGGAGTTATAGCTATAATTATTCAATTAATTTTTGCATCTATTGTTACAAGAACTAAAGGAAAATATTCATTTAGTTCTAAAATTTCACAAGGAGTAATTTCTGTTGGAATTTTAATGGCATTTTTATCAATTTGTATTGGATTAATCAATGCTGGATCAATGAGTTATTAA
- a CDS encoding cation:dicarboxylate symporter family transporter, translating into MEQEVDLKKRTLMDYTVKSLAFWVIFGIIAGIIVGYVNPALGIEAKPGIDWFIKILKWLVGPIIFLTIISGIVGLESLKELGSLGFKAFIYFEIVSTFALAIGVIFGNWFGPGHGMNLDVNHLDEKSVSTVDKYTHVDPDKVGDIWEILKNAIPTDPITPFLTGQTLQVLVMALVLAILISAFGGKHKPKILKPVEVAQNFFFKVLIILMWLSPLASFSAMAFLIGKFGIDSLINMASLLGVMFISVLAFIFVILGIIMAFFKVNIFKFMRYIQKEVLIVFATSSSESALAPLMRRLEAAGVKKSVTGLVLPTGYSFNLDCTNIYLALCIIFLSQAFNIPLTIEQQLFIILILMVTSKGAVGVTGSGFIVLAGTLGAMGGAIPVVTVAVLLGVDKFMSEMRAVGNLCGNAVAAVVVGVWDKKIDMEKFQYALNNPDKIESVIGSKTIK; encoded by the coding sequence TTGGAACAAGAAGTAGATTTGAAAAAAAGAACTTTGATGGACTATACTGTTAAAAGCTTAGCTTTTTGGGTAATATTTGGTATCATCGCAGGTATTATTGTGGGGTATGTTAATCCTGCATTAGGAATAGAAGCAAAGCCAGGTATTGATTGGTTTATAAAAATATTAAAATGGCTTGTAGGACCTATTATTTTTCTTACGATAATTTCTGGTATTGTTGGACTAGAATCTCTTAAAGAATTAGGTTCATTAGGATTTAAAGCATTTATTTACTTTGAAATTGTAAGTACATTTGCTTTAGCAATTGGTGTTATTTTTGGTAACTGGTTTGGACCAGGACATGGAATGAATCTTGATGTTAATCACCTTGATGAAAAAAGTGTTAGCACTGTTGATAAATATACTCATGTTGATCCAGACAAAGTGGGAGATATTTGGGAAATTCTTAAAAATGCAATTCCAACTGACCCTATTACACCATTTTTAACTGGTCAAACTTTACAAGTTTTAGTTATGGCTTTAGTTTTAGCTATCTTAATTTCTGCTTTTGGTGGAAAACATAAACCAAAAATTTTAAAACCTGTTGAAGTTGCACAAAACTTTTTCTTCAAAGTGTTAATCATTTTAATGTGGTTATCTCCTTTAGCAAGTTTCAGTGCTATGGCTTTCTTAATTGGGAAATTTGGTATTGATTCACTTATTAACATGGCAAGTTTATTAGGTGTTATGTTTATATCTGTTCTTGCATTTATTTTTGTTATCTTAGGTATTATCATGGCATTCTTTAAAGTTAATATCTTCAAATTTATGAGATATATTCAAAAAGAAGTATTAATTGTATTTGCAACAAGTTCTAGTGAATCTGCTTTAGCACCACTTATGAGAAGACTTGAAGCAGCTGGAGTAAAAAAATCTGTAACAGGATTAGTATTACCTACTGGTTACTCATTTAACCTTGATTGTACAAATATTTATTTAGCACTTTGTATTATATTCTTATCACAAGCATTTAATATTCCTTTAACTATTGAACAACAATTATTCATTATTTTAATTTTGATGGTTACATCAAAAGGAGCAGTTGGAGTTACAGGTTCTGGATTTATCGTACTTGCAGGAACTTTAGGAGCAATGGGTGGAGCAATTCCTGTTGTAACAGTTGCTGTTTTACTTGGTGTTGATAAATTTATGTCTGAAATGAGAGCAGTTGGAAATCTTTGTGGAAATGCAGTTGCAGCTGTTGTTGTAGGTGTTTGGGACAAAAAAATTGATATGGAAAAATTCCAATATGCACTTAACAACCCAGATAAAATTGAAAGTGTTATTGGATCAAAAACAATTAAATAA
- a CDS encoding MerR family transcriptional regulator, protein MKIIEDKTYYKMSKLVELSNLNNHTISFYDKKGLLPNTISTSKNMKYYPEITITVLNLIKYFKDNLNFSIDYIKELFDYYQINFENRSDLILQSIQMLSNEIKNPILKKDLLNKNIDEAIKLDLLEDKEVYFKTEIEVLDTFNELKKYDVSTELISQYVKTSKNLALLEKELTNKVLEKNGFLPEVLVLDILNKFKPYVFNRHTILEFKKAK, encoded by the coding sequence ATGAAAATAATAGAAGATAAAACTTATTATAAGATGTCAAAATTGGTTGAATTATCAAATCTAAATAATCATACAATATCATTTTATGATAAAAAAGGTTTGTTACCAAATACTATTAGTACATCAAAAAATATGAAATATTATCCTGAAATAACGATTACGGTTTTAAATTTAATTAAATATTTCAAAGATAATCTAAATTTTTCAATAGATTACATAAAAGAGTTATTTGATTACTATCAGATAAATTTTGAAAATAGATCAGATTTGATTTTACAATCAATTCAAATGTTAAGCAATGAAATTAAAAATCCAATTTTAAAAAAAGATTTATTAAATAAAAATATTGATGAAGCTATAAAACTTGATTTATTAGAGGATAAAGAAGTTTATTTTAAAACAGAAATTGAAGTTTTAGATACATTTAATGAGCTAAAAAAATATGATGTATCAACTGAACTTATAAGCCAATATGTAAAAACAAGCAAAAATCTAGCACTTTTAGAAAAAGAACTTACAAATAAAGTATTGGAAAAAAATGGTTTTTTACCAGAAGTTTTAGTTCTTGATATATTAAATAAGTTTAAACCATATGTTTTTAATCGGCATACAATTTTAGAGTTTAAAAAGGCAAAATAA